The following proteins are co-located in the Deinococcus aquaedulcis genome:
- a CDS encoding heavy-metal-associated domain-containing protein, with protein MTNKATRVLLGVRGMSREAGTTVSEALAALPGVVKATPDEGQIEVHYDPSQLTVMDLVRAVRRQGFLAGML; from the coding sequence ATGACGAACAAAGCCACCCGCGTACTGCTGGGCGTGCGCGGCATGAGCCGCGAAGCCGGCACCACCGTTTCCGAAGCCCTGGCCGCCCTGCCTGGGGTGGTCAAGGCCACGCCGGACGAAGGCCAGATTGAAGTGCACTACGACCCCTCGCAGCTGACCGTCATGGACCTTGTGCGCGCCGTGCGCCGTCAGGGGTTCCTGGCCGGCATGCTCTAA
- a CDS encoding DNA/RNA non-specific endonuclease: MKQPAAVLLVSLLLAACSPTPAPLASTDPYDRLIQAVGGEVALAQRTQALTPEQARAFFASFGMGFQAHDTLSAQLADGCPVRFATSERNMWHSINGGYYYIDSEGRPRSAYRYLPPITAATRDTTCQSTVGNLDNPEGYDGGHLVGSQLGGWGRRANMAPQNSNFNRGNYVQIENQAAKCTRLARGALTYLARVTYPNTTTNTPSTWTLEMTIGGETFSRTFENVAYGGASGTTYRQQAVSWLISKGCS; encoded by the coding sequence GTGAAACAACCCGCTGCCGTTCTCCTGGTCAGCCTGCTGCTGGCCGCCTGCTCGCCTACCCCTGCTCCGCTGGCCAGCACCGATCCCTATGACCGGCTCATTCAGGCGGTGGGCGGCGAGGTGGCCCTGGCCCAACGCACCCAGGCCCTGACCCCCGAGCAGGCCAGAGCCTTTTTCGCCTCGTTCGGTATGGGCTTTCAGGCCCACGACACCCTGAGCGCCCAGCTGGCCGACGGCTGCCCGGTGCGTTTTGCCACGAGCGAGCGCAATATGTGGCACAGCATTAACGGCGGCTACTACTACATTGACAGCGAGGGCCGACCGCGCAGCGCCTACCGGTACCTGCCGCCCATCACAGCCGCCACGCGCGACACCACCTGCCAGAGCACCGTGGGCAACCTCGACAACCCCGAAGGCTACGACGGCGGCCACCTCGTGGGCAGTCAGCTGGGCGGCTGGGGACGGCGGGCGAACATGGCCCCGCAGAACAGCAACTTCAACCGGGGCAACTACGTGCAGATTGAAAACCAGGCCGCCAAGTGCACCCGGCTGGCGCGCGGCGCCCTGACGTACCTCGCCCGGGTGACCTACCCCAACACCACCACGAACACGCCGTCCACCTGGACCCTGGAAATGACCATTGGCGGCGAGACCTTCAGCCGGACCTTCGAGAACGTGGCGTATGGCGGCGCCAGCGGAACGACGTACCGCCAGCAGGCCGTGAGCTGGCTGATCAGCAAGGGCTGCAGCTAA
- a CDS encoding DUF1999 domain-containing protein: protein MRYRTFTEHDYEALQALDLSAQRGADPAFDTLPERERDGRTHSSLAALKFYERSEHSFVAELGGDLHGFVFAQSVWQGDRPIVLVRTLTLRPGAAPEVAGGLLHAVVKSAYDTAVYEVHFPLTPALAGAAAQEEAVVTGQYAVCHLGTRAKTAPGERLAPQD from the coding sequence ATGCGTTACCGCACCTTCACCGAGCACGATTACGAGGCCCTGCAGGCCCTGGACCTGAGCGCGCAGCGCGGCGCTGACCCCGCCTTCGACACCCTGCCCGAGCGCGAACGCGACGGCCGGACGCACAGCAGCCTCGCCGCCCTGAAGTTCTACGAGCGCAGCGAACACTCTTTCGTGGCCGAACTGGGGGGCGACCTGCACGGCTTTGTCTTTGCGCAGTCGGTGTGGCAAGGAGACCGTCCCATTGTGCTGGTGCGCACCCTCACCCTGCGCCCCGGGGCGGCCCCCGAGGTGGCCGGGGGGCTGCTGCACGCCGTGGTCAAGAGCGCCTACGACACCGCCGTCTACGAGGTGCATTTTCCCTTGACCCCTGCACTGGCCGGGGCGGCGGCGCAGGAGGAAGCGGTGGTGACCGGGCAGTACGCCGTCTGCCACCTGGGCACCCGCGCCAAGACCGCCCCAGGCGAGCGGTTGGCGCCGCAAGACTGA
- the tsaD gene encoding tRNA (adenosine(37)-N6)-threonylcarbamoyltransferase complex transferase subunit TsaD — protein sequence MTVPPSAAPQFILGIDTSCDDTGVGIVELGGGAVQVRANRVWSQTVHAQYGGVMPELASREHVERIDAIVGEALSEAGLDLTSISAVAATSGPGLVGALLVGLMYGKGLAQALNVPFYAAHHLEGHIYAAASDADLHPPYLALVVSGGHTHLFDVPREGEYVLIGATRDDAAGEAFDKVARLAGLGYPGGPAISAAAGSGNPDAVPFKEPLKGQSGFDFSFSGLKTAALLAHRAGAAPDDLAASFQRAAVQTLVKTTARAAEATGRGTVVVSGGVAANRALREAFAATGLNVVFPGPGLNTDNGAMIALAAAAAIQAGRAPSALEEGAVAYAPLATAVRQGG from the coding sequence GTGACTGTGCCCCCGTCTGCTGCGCCCCAGTTCATTCTGGGCATTGACACCTCCTGCGACGATACGGGGGTGGGGATTGTGGAACTGGGCGGCGGGGCCGTGCAGGTGCGCGCCAACCGGGTGTGGTCCCAGACGGTGCACGCGCAGTACGGCGGCGTGATGCCCGAGCTGGCCAGCCGCGAGCATGTGGAGCGCATTGACGCAATTGTGGGCGAGGCGCTCTCGGAAGCGGGCCTGGACTTGACCAGCATCAGCGCGGTGGCGGCCACCTCGGGCCCGGGGCTGGTGGGCGCCCTGCTGGTGGGGCTGATGTACGGCAAGGGGCTGGCCCAGGCGCTGAACGTGCCCTTTTACGCGGCCCACCACCTCGAAGGCCATATCTACGCGGCGGCCAGCGACGCCGACCTGCACCCGCCTTACCTTGCGCTGGTGGTGAGCGGCGGGCACACCCACCTGTTCGATGTGCCCCGCGAGGGCGAATATGTGCTGATCGGCGCCACGCGCGACGACGCCGCCGGCGAGGCCTTTGACAAGGTGGCCCGGCTGGCGGGCCTGGGCTACCCCGGCGGCCCGGCCATCTCGGCGGCGGCGGGAAGTGGCAACCCGGACGCGGTGCCGTTCAAGGAACCGCTGAAGGGCCAGAGCGGCTTTGACTTCAGCTTCAGTGGCCTGAAAACGGCGGCCCTGCTAGCCCACCGGGCCGGTGCGGCCCCGGATGATCTGGCCGCCAGTTTTCAGCGCGCCGCTGTGCAGACCCTGGTGAAGACCACCGCCCGCGCCGCCGAGGCCACCGGGCGCGGCACGGTCGTGGTCTCTGGCGGTGTGGCGGCCAACCGCGCCCTGCGCGAAGCTTTTGCGGCCACTGGCCTGAACGTGGTCTTTCCCGGTCCGGGCCTGAACACCGACAACGGCGCCATGATCGCCCTGGCCGCCGCCGCCGCCATTCAGGCGGGCCGGGCCCCCAGCGCGCTGGAAGAAGGCGCCGTGGCATACGCGCCCCTGGCGACCGCTGTGCGCCAGGGCGGGTAG
- a CDS encoding DUF503 domain-containing protein gives MALGYVGVLTIRVEMPWVGNLKEKRALVRPVVERLKVRFPLTVARLDGLNAHDWEVIGVATISNDYGWVEETLRMAADYIAKEGPYRVTHEEVTITPLGDSEDPDEDDPALD, from the coding sequence GTGGCCCTGGGCTACGTGGGGGTGCTCACCATCCGGGTGGAGATGCCCTGGGTGGGCAACCTGAAAGAAAAACGCGCCCTGGTGCGCCCGGTGGTGGAACGCCTGAAGGTCCGTTTTCCTCTCACCGTCGCGCGCCTGGACGGCCTGAACGCCCACGACTGGGAAGTGATCGGCGTGGCGACCATCAGCAACGATTACGGCTGGGTGGAAGAAACCCTGCGCATGGCCGCCGATTACATTGCCAAGGAAGGGCCATACCGCGTGACCCATGAAGAGGTAACCATCACCCCTCTGGGCGACAGCGAGGACCCCGACGAGGACGATCCGGCGCTGGACTAG
- the hpf gene encoding ribosome hibernation-promoting factor, HPF/YfiA family: MHIYKLSGRNVEVTDAMRDYVEEKLSRLDRFNDQITDARVTLTVRDVRDAARRNRVEVQLNVPHGIIRAEEHHADMYAAIDRASDVLERQLRKFKTRYLKHRHDAVPAPEPGPAEADVEAGLDDVAEFQPEIVRQKRFEMRPMSPEDAVAQMEALGHDFYVFMNMKTGICGVVYRRKDGHYGLIEPSA; encoded by the coding sequence GTGCACATCTACAAGCTGTCAGGCCGGAACGTCGAAGTCACTGATGCCATGCGGGACTACGTGGAGGAAAAGCTCTCCCGATTGGACCGTTTCAACGACCAGATCACGGACGCGCGGGTGACCCTCACCGTGCGCGACGTGCGTGACGCCGCCCGCCGCAACCGCGTGGAAGTGCAGCTCAACGTGCCCCACGGCATTATTCGCGCCGAGGAGCACCACGCGGATATGTACGCCGCCATTGACCGCGCCAGCGACGTGCTGGAGCGCCAGCTGCGCAAGTTCAAGACCCGCTACCTCAAGCACCGCCACGACGCGGTGCCTGCCCCCGAGCCGGGCCCGGCCGAAGCCGACGTGGAAGCCGGCCTGGACGACGTGGCCGAGTTCCAGCCGGAAATCGTGCGCCAGAAGCGCTTCGAGATGCGCCCCATGAGTCCTGAGGACGCCGTGGCGCAAATGGAAGCCCTGGGCCACGATTTCTACGTGTTCATGAACATGAAAACCGGCATCTGCGGCGTGGTGTACCGCCGCAAAGACGGCCACTACGGCCTGATTGAACCCAGCGCGTAA
- a CDS encoding butyrate kinase has protein sequence MIAHVINPGSSGVKLACAVLEPSANPALPGQLRLQLTRAEVPLDAPPSPAGVPALAQAILALTADWPAPDAVVGRGGFIGRVPTGTYRVTEELAAYALQGEAGQDPPNLGGPLALAVARVRGVPAFIVDPQSADELLPEARLTGLRGVTRRGEFHALNARAVARRAAHEVGKRFHEARVVVAHLGATTSVTAFDQGRAVDTTGAGADGGPLGAMQSGPVPARALLRLAADLGERTLPHLASEGGFLALTGSANLRDLEARAPSDPEVQAVMGAFVHQVAKAIGEQTGALSARPDAIVLTGGIARWDELVDRIERRVAWMAPVFIMPGEVELEALAEGAGRVLLGLEAAREWTPPGVVRGPA, from the coding sequence GTGATCGCCCACGTGATCAATCCCGGAAGCAGCGGCGTGAAGCTGGCCTGCGCGGTTCTTGAACCCAGCGCGAACCCGGCGCTCCCGGGCCAGTTGCGCCTGCAGCTGACCCGCGCCGAGGTACCGCTGGATGCGCCGCCCAGCCCGGCCGGGGTGCCAGCGCTGGCCCAGGCCATCCTGGCCCTCACTGCCGACTGGCCCGCCCCCGACGCGGTGGTGGGGCGCGGCGGGTTTATTGGCCGCGTGCCCACCGGCACCTACCGCGTGACCGAGGAACTGGCCGCCTACGCGCTGCAGGGCGAGGCCGGCCAGGACCCCCCGAATCTGGGCGGGCCGCTGGCCCTGGCGGTGGCGCGCGTGCGCGGCGTGCCGGCCTTTATCGTGGACCCCCAGAGCGCCGATGAATTGCTGCCCGAAGCCCGCCTGACTGGCCTGCGCGGTGTGACCCGCCGGGGCGAATTCCACGCCCTGAACGCCCGCGCGGTGGCCCGGCGCGCCGCGCACGAGGTGGGCAAGCGCTTCCACGAGGCGCGGGTGGTGGTCGCGCACCTGGGGGCCACCACCAGCGTGACGGCCTTTGACCAGGGCCGGGCCGTGGATACCACCGGGGCCGGCGCCGACGGCGGGCCGCTGGGGGCCATGCAAAGCGGCCCGGTGCCCGCCCGCGCCCTGCTGCGGCTGGCCGCCGACCTGGGTGAGCGCACCCTGCCCCATCTCGCCAGCGAGGGCGGGTTCCTGGCGCTCACCGGCAGCGCCAACCTGCGCGACCTGGAAGCGCGCGCCCCTAGCGACCCCGAGGTGCAGGCGGTGATGGGGGCCTTTGTGCATCAGGTGGCCAAGGCGATTGGCGAGCAGACCGGCGCCCTGAGCGCCCGCCCCGACGCCATCGTGCTGACCGGGGGCATTGCCCGCTGGGACGAACTGGTGGACCGCATTGAGCGCCGCGTGGCCTGGATGGCGCCCGTGTTCATCATGCCCGGCGAGGTGGAACTTGAAGCCCTGGCGGAAGGCGCTGGTCGGGTTCTGCTGGGCCTGGAAGCGGCGCGGGAGTGGACCCCGCCCGGGGTGGTTCGTGGCCCGGCGTAG
- a CDS encoding RBBP9/YdeN family alpha/beta hydrolase encodes MTPTLVIVPGLGDSGPDHWQTRWQHKFGAARVRQDDPDQPTPGAWAARLQETIEATPGELILVGHSCGVLTIVHWAAQTGGHARVRGALLVGPTDAEAPQTAALYPAVRALTPLPLAELPFPALVVASENDPYTTFARAEELATAWGAELVSAGEAGHINVASGHGDWPEGEVLLSEALHAWTPPEVVRF; translated from the coding sequence ATGACCCCCACCCTCGTGATTGTGCCCGGCCTGGGCGACAGCGGCCCCGACCACTGGCAGACCCGCTGGCAGCACAAGTTCGGCGCCGCCCGCGTGCGCCAGGACGACCCGGACCAGCCCACCCCCGGGGCCTGGGCCGCGCGACTGCAGGAGACCATCGAGGCCACGCCCGGCGAGCTGATTCTGGTGGGTCACTCCTGCGGGGTGCTGACCATCGTGCACTGGGCCGCGCAAACCGGCGGGCACGCGCGGGTGCGCGGCGCCCTGCTGGTGGGCCCCACCGATGCCGAGGCGCCCCAGACAGCGGCCCTGTACCCGGCGGTGCGCGCCCTGACCCCACTGCCCCTGGCCGAATTGCCCTTCCCGGCGCTGGTGGTCGCCAGCGAGAACGATCCCTACACCACCTTTGCGCGCGCCGAGGAGCTGGCAACGGCCTGGGGCGCCGAACTGGTCTCGGCGGGCGAGGCGGGGCACATCAACGTGGCCAGCGGTCACGGCGACTGGCCCGAGGGCGAGGTGCTGCTGTCCGAGGCCCTGCACGCCTGGACCCCCCCTGAGGTCGTGCGCTTCTGA
- a CDS encoding long-chain-fatty-acid--CoA ligase, producing MTQPLPRPWLSRYEAGVPQTFVPSGLTLPQLLERAASKYPDRTALSFIGAKTSYRQLWQDAGRFAAALQKMGVQKGDRVSIMLPNMPQFVVAFYGTLLAGGVAVNTSPMYTPSELEHQLTDSGSETLVIMDTFYPRYAEIAARVPVKRVLVTGVQDALPFPKNLLYPLKARKEGTWVKVPYGERVLSLTKVVASQAPGPQPVTMSADDVALLQYTGGTTGVPKGAMLTHRNLVTNCEQARSWMTDLREGQEVTLAAIPFFHVYGMTVAMNLSILIGASIALVPNPRDLKMVLSQITASGATLFPGVPTLYNAINNHPDTPKHDLTCIRACISGSAPLLLETARRFKEITGGANLVEGYGLTEASPCTHTNPIFGNQKEGSIGLPMPGVDAVVVDDSGQPVKAGEVGELWVAGPMIMKGYWQRPDETAKTLREAFGHTWLMTGDMATMDEDGYFRIVDRKKDLIIAGGFNIYPREVEEALMTHPAVLEAAAVGLPDEYRGESVHAVVALKPGQSATEADLIAHCKGLLSAYKVPRSVEFRTELPKTAAMKILRRQLAQEAKAARGSTKASA from the coding sequence ATGACCCAGCCTCTTCCCCGTCCCTGGCTTAGCCGCTACGAAGCGGGCGTGCCCCAGACCTTCGTGCCCAGTGGCCTGACCCTGCCGCAGCTTCTGGAACGCGCCGCCAGCAAATACCCCGACCGCACCGCCCTGAGCTTTATTGGCGCCAAGACCTCGTACCGCCAGCTGTGGCAGGACGCCGGGCGCTTTGCCGCCGCGCTGCAAAAAATGGGCGTGCAAAAGGGCGACCGGGTGTCCATCATGCTGCCCAACATGCCGCAGTTCGTGGTGGCCTTTTATGGCACGCTGCTGGCGGGCGGTGTGGCCGTGAACACCAGCCCCATGTACACGCCCAGCGAACTGGAGCACCAGCTCACCGACAGCGGCAGCGAAACCCTGGTGATCATGGACACTTTTTACCCGCGCTACGCCGAAATCGCCGCGCGGGTGCCGGTCAAGCGCGTGCTGGTGACCGGGGTGCAGGACGCCCTGCCCTTTCCGAAGAACCTGCTGTATCCCCTTAAGGCGCGCAAGGAAGGCACCTGGGTCAAGGTGCCCTACGGCGAGCGCGTGCTGTCGCTGACCAAGGTGGTGGCCTCGCAGGCGCCTGGCCCCCAGCCGGTCACCATGTCGGCCGATGACGTGGCGCTGCTGCAGTACACGGGCGGCACCACGGGCGTGCCCAAGGGCGCCATGCTGACCCACCGCAATCTCGTGACCAACTGCGAGCAGGCCCGCAGCTGGATGACCGACCTGCGCGAAGGCCAGGAAGTGACGCTGGCAGCCATTCCATTTTTCCACGTGTACGGCATGACGGTCGCCATGAACCTGAGCATCCTGATTGGCGCGAGCATCGCCCTGGTGCCCAACCCGCGCGACCTGAAGATGGTGCTCTCGCAGATCACGGCGTCGGGCGCCACGCTGTTTCCCGGCGTGCCCACGCTGTACAACGCCATCAACAACCACCCGGACACCCCCAAGCACGACCTCACCTGCATTCGCGCCTGTATCAGCGGCTCGGCGCCGCTGCTGCTGGAAACGGCCCGGCGCTTCAAGGAAATCACGGGCGGCGCCAATCTGGTCGAAGGCTACGGCCTGACCGAGGCCAGCCCCTGCACCCACACCAACCCCATTTTCGGCAACCAGAAAGAAGGCAGCATTGGCCTGCCCATGCCGGGCGTGGACGCCGTGGTGGTGGACGATAGCGGGCAGCCGGTGAAGGCGGGCGAAGTGGGCGAACTGTGGGTGGCCGGCCCCATGATCATGAAGGGCTACTGGCAGCGCCCCGACGAAACCGCCAAGACCCTGCGCGAGGCCTTTGGGCACACGTGGCTGATGACCGGCGACATGGCCACCATGGACGAGGACGGCTATTTCCGGATCGTGGACCGCAAGAAGGACCTGATTATCGCGGGCGGCTTCAACATCTACCCCCGCGAGGTGGAAGAGGCCCTGATGACCCACCCGGCGGTGCTGGAAGCGGCGGCCGTGGGCCTGCCCGACGAGTACCGGGGCGAAAGCGTGCACGCCGTGGTGGCCCTGAAACCCGGCCAGAGCGCCACCGAAGCCGACCTGATCGCCCACTGCAAAGGCCTGCTGAGCGCCTACAAGGTGCCCCGCAGCGTGGAATTCCGCACCGAACTGCCCAAGACGGCCGCCATGAAGATCCTGCGCCGCCAGCTAGCCCAGGAGGCCAAGGCCGCGCGGGGAAGCACGAAGGCCAGCGCCTAA
- a CDS encoding nucleoside deaminase, with protein MPELPQLDHVAYLKEALALARQGQAAGSAPVGALLVDAQGEVLARGHNRVGQAQTAEHVGGASVAHAEMDVFFQMGKLEDPETLTLYSSLEPCLMCGGASALLGVGRVVWATADPWGGSGRLLRWEDHPAMQQTQVVPTPDPALEREGARLFAPEARRAFPEEGWALWQARYPEETRGL; from the coding sequence ATGCCTGAATTGCCACAGCTGGATCATGTTGCGTACCTGAAAGAAGCGCTGGCGCTGGCCCGCCAGGGGCAGGCGGCGGGCAGCGCGCCCGTGGGGGCCCTGCTGGTGGATGCCCAGGGCGAGGTGCTGGCACGCGGCCACAACCGCGTGGGGCAGGCGCAGACTGCCGAGCATGTGGGCGGCGCCAGCGTGGCCCACGCCGAGATGGACGTCTTTTTTCAGATGGGCAAGCTGGAAGACCCCGAAACCCTGACCCTGTACAGCAGCCTGGAACCCTGCCTGATGTGCGGCGGCGCCAGCGCGCTGCTGGGCGTGGGGCGCGTGGTGTGGGCCACCGCTGATCCGTGGGGCGGCTCTGGGCGCCTGCTGCGCTGGGAAGACCACCCCGCCATGCAGCAGACCCAGGTGGTGCCCACCCCCGACCCCGCCCTGGAACGCGAGGGCGCCCGGCTGTTCGCCCCCGAAGCCAGACGCGCCTTTCCAGAAGAAGGCTGGGCGCTGTGGCAGGCGCGCTACCCCGAAGAAACCCGGGGGCTCTGA
- the trxA gene encoding thioredoxin, with the protein MPRRQAYSRSMKPVELTDSTFKDEIGQGLTLVDFWAPWCGPCRIIAPVIEELASQYEGRVKIAKLNVDENPVTQGQYRVMSIPTLILFKDGQPVEGVVGAQPKRAFEALLDKHSAEIASA; encoded by the coding sequence GTGCCCAGAAGGCAGGCGTATAGTCGGAGCATGAAGCCTGTGGAACTCACGGACAGCACCTTTAAGGACGAAATCGGTCAGGGCCTGACCCTGGTGGACTTCTGGGCACCCTGGTGCGGTCCCTGCCGCATCATTGCGCCGGTGATCGAGGAACTGGCCAGCCAGTACGAGGGCCGCGTGAAGATCGCCAAACTGAACGTGGACGAAAACCCCGTCACCCAGGGCCAGTACCGCGTGATGAGCATTCCCACCCTGATCCTGTTCAAAGACGGCCAGCCGGTCGAAGGCGTGGTGGGTGCCCAGCCCAAGCGCGCGTTTGAAGCCCTGCTGGACAAGCACAGCGCCGAGATCGCCAGCGCTTAA
- a CDS encoding DUF309 domain-containing protein → MSDLPFRAALERGAALFAAGHWWEAHEAWEAPWLLARGPDRAFLQALILLAAALHKRWHHGSTAHRNFYKAERYLDTLPAEYAGVDLQRLRAEVWAALHDPELRPALQPQPGQADLG, encoded by the coding sequence ATGTCGGACCTCCCCTTTCGCGCGGCCCTGGAGCGGGGCGCGGCCCTCTTTGCGGCTGGGCACTGGTGGGAGGCCCATGAAGCCTGGGAAGCGCCGTGGCTGCTGGCCCGGGGCCCAGACCGCGCTTTCCTGCAGGCCCTGATCCTGCTGGCCGCTGCCCTGCACAAGCGCTGGCACCACGGCAGCACGGCGCACCGCAACTTTTACAAGGCCGAGCGGTATCTGGACACCTTACCCGCCGAGTACGCCGGGGTGGACCTGCAGCGGCTGCGGGCCGAGGTCTGGGCCGCCCTGCATGACCCAGAGCTGCGCCCGGCCCTGCAGCCTCAGCCTGGGCAGGCGGACCTGGGCTGA
- a CDS encoding LabA-like NYN domain-containing protein, with amino-acid sequence MERIALFIDGANVYAAAKRLGWNFDHRKILDYFAAQGTLHNAFYYTAVPVPMDDKQKRFTDALTYMGYTVRTRPLREVSDESGEVSRRASLDIEIVTDLLLTSDRYDTAVLLTGDGDFERPVEALRARGKRVVVACIAEMTSYELRNAADQYVDFKDIREQVERPGYRLPSTQRSEPRPFYASAALSDPDDR; translated from the coding sequence ATGGAACGCATTGCACTTTTTATTGATGGCGCCAACGTGTATGCCGCCGCCAAGCGCCTGGGCTGGAACTTCGACCACCGCAAGATTCTGGACTACTTTGCGGCCCAGGGCACGCTGCACAACGCCTTTTATTACACCGCCGTGCCGGTGCCCATGGACGACAAGCAAAAGCGCTTCACCGACGCCCTGACCTACATGGGCTACACCGTGCGCACCCGTCCTCTGCGTGAAGTGTCTGATGAAAGCGGCGAGGTGTCGCGCCGCGCCAGCCTGGACATTGAGATCGTGACGGACCTGCTGCTGACCAGTGACCGCTATGACACGGCCGTGCTGCTGACCGGCGACGGCGATTTCGAGCGCCCCGTGGAGGCCCTGCGCGCCCGGGGCAAGCGCGTGGTGGTGGCCTGCATTGCCGAGATGACCAGCTACGAGCTGCGCAACGCCGCCGACCAGTACGTGGATTTCAAGGACATCCGCGAGCAGGTGGAGCGCCCCGGCTATCGTCTGCCCAGCACCCAGCGCAGCGAGCCCCGGCCCTTCTATGCCTCGGCGGCGCTGAGTGACCCCGATGACCGCTAA
- a CDS encoding TetR/AcrR family transcriptional regulator codes for MKVDRQEQDEARRERIARAAFELFARSGLDAISAQDIARAAYVSRTNLYRYFPSKVHMLLAHFEKAVQASRDDALERLRAGANPQLVWDRVTARMADLGVRYRHLVGAVGQAVLGAPPEAPGEPAGAPARPGDGLRTALTLAALVQPVLLAMQAQGRLRPEANVQMLSVLLVDAFILALLHGGHRDQREVLRDWQERFSLLMHGALSPDTSLRERL; via the coding sequence GTGAAGGTGGACCGCCAGGAACAGGACGAGGCCCGGCGCGAGCGCATTGCCCGCGCGGCCTTTGAGCTGTTTGCCCGCAGCGGCCTGGACGCCATCAGCGCGCAGGACATTGCCCGCGCGGCCTATGTGAGCCGCACCAACCTGTACCGCTATTTTCCCAGCAAGGTCCACATGCTGCTGGCCCACTTTGAAAAAGCCGTGCAGGCCAGCCGCGACGACGCCCTGGAACGCCTGCGGGCCGGCGCCAACCCGCAGCTGGTGTGGGACCGCGTGACCGCGCGCATGGCTGATCTGGGCGTACGCTACCGGCATCTGGTGGGCGCGGTGGGGCAGGCGGTACTGGGGGCGCCCCCCGAGGCGCCCGGCGAGCCGGCGGGCGCCCCCGCCCGCCCCGGCGACGGCCTGCGCACCGCCCTGACGTTGGCGGCCCTGGTGCAGCCGGTGCTGCTGGCCATGCAGGCCCAGGGCCGCCTGCGCCCTGAAGCCAACGTGCAGATGCTGAGTGTGCTGCTAGTGGACGCCTTTATCCTGGCGCTGCTGCACGGCGGTCACCGCGACCAGCGCGAGGTACTGCGCGACTGGCAGGAGCGCTTCAGCCTGCTGATGCACGGCGCCCTGAGCCCGGACACGTCCCTGCGCGAGCGGCTGTAA
- a CDS encoding ribokinase — protein MPGVLVVGSLNVDLTVPAPRIPAPGETVLGGELQVSPGGKGANQALAAARAGAAAALVGAVGQDAFAPEALRLLQAAGVNLSGVRAVPGATGVALITVASGGENAITVASGANAGLEAAHLPSDLGPYSHLLLQQELPPAVTLAAAQRARAAGLRVLLNAAPSRDTAPELLAATHHLIVNEHELSALAGGEGEVRVQTRALLARGPEAVTVTLGARGSVTVTAEATHVLPAHPVSVTDTTGAGDTFCGVLAARLQTGDPLPHALHWAGVAAALACTRRGAQAAMPLWPEIEAAGAATRPTAPMP, from the coding sequence GTGCCGGGCGTGCTGGTGGTGGGCAGCCTGAACGTGGACCTGACGGTGCCGGCCCCGCGCATTCCCGCCCCCGGCGAAACAGTGCTGGGCGGCGAGTTGCAGGTGTCCCCTGGCGGCAAGGGGGCCAATCAGGCGCTGGCAGCGGCGCGGGCTGGGGCCGCTGCAGCGCTGGTGGGCGCGGTGGGACAGGACGCCTTTGCCCCAGAAGCCTTGCGCTTGCTGCAGGCGGCGGGCGTGAATCTGAGTGGCGTGCGCGCGGTCCCTGGCGCCACTGGGGTGGCCCTCATCACGGTAGCCTCGGGCGGTGAAAATGCCATCACAGTGGCCAGCGGCGCCAATGCGGGGCTGGAAGCGGCCCACCTGCCCAGCGACCTGGGGCCTTACAGCCACCTGCTGCTGCAACAGGAATTGCCCCCGGCTGTGACGCTGGCGGCGGCCCAGCGCGCCCGGGCCGCCGGGCTGCGTGTGCTGCTGAATGCGGCCCCCAGCCGGGACACGGCGCCCGAACTGCTGGCGGCCACCCACCACCTGATCGTCAACGAGCACGAACTGTCGGCCCTGGCGGGCGGTGAAGGCGAGGTCAGAGTACAGACCCGCGCCCTGCTGGCCCGGGGCCCGGAAGCCGTGACGGTGACCCTGGGCGCCCGGGGCAGCGTGACGGTGACTGCCGAAGCGACCCACGTCCTGCCCGCGCATCCGGTGTCGGTCACCGACACCACCGGGGCGGGCGACACCTTCTGCGGGGTGCTGGCTGCCCGCCTGCAGACGGGTGACCCCTTGCCCCACGCCCTGCACTGGGCGGGTGTGGCGGCGGCCCTGGCCTGCACCCGGCGCGGCGCGCAGGCCGCCATGCCCCTGTGGCCCGAGATTGAAGCGGCCGGGGCCGCCACGCGCCCCACCGCCCCCATGCCCTAG